ggaggccaaagtgggcagatcacctgaggtcaggagttcgagaccagcttggccaacatggtgaaaccctgtctctactaaaaatacaaaaattagccagggctggtagcacgcacctgtaatcccagctactcaggaggctgaggcagaagaatcacttgaacctgggaggcggaggttgcagtgagccacgttcgcaccattgcactccagcctgggcaacagagtgagactctgtctcttagaaaaaaaaaaaaaagggaaacaaggCACAGGTAGTCTTCTCCAAAGAAACGCCAGGATTCTCCAAGGCATTCTGAGTAAAACTCCAAGGGTGAGAACACCTGAATTTACTGTTTAGGTCTGAACGGCTACTTGATGCTGAGTTGCCAGGTAGCTGAGCAAGCTGCAGGAGGTGGGCAGAATGGCACTGGGCCTCAGTCGTGACCATGAGCCAGTCTGATAACTGCCATACATTCAAGGTAGTACATTCAGGCTGTATTTCGGACCTCTGGATCCGTGCAATGATATGTACATATCTACTTTTCTCCTTGTGATAAAATCACACATACTGCTAATGGCACTGTGGTTCCTTGATGACATTCATAACAGAAGGAATGCTGAATTTCAATTAGAGGTTAGTAATAAAGATGCATATTTTTCCCCTGCCTGAGTCCACAGACTCACTGAATGCTATCCACAGATCCCTCTGGGTCTATGGACCCCAGGATAAAACTGCTGTGTTAAACGTTAACTGGACAAAATCCTCTGACTCCActgaaatttatatatacaataatCTGGGATCTTGAATTGCAAAGCActcaagttaaaaagaaatttacattcaAGATGTTATTTGCTTATCTAACAGCCAGGTTTGGTAGTTAATTGTTTCCACCTCATACCTGAGGAAAGTGAGAGTGAGAGGCCTCTCATCACCAAAGGTCACCAAGTCAGAGAGGAGCACAGATGGGGCTTGGTCACAGCTCTGACAACAAGGCCTGACATTGGCTCCTACACGCAAGTGGCCAGGCTGCTGTCTCACCAGGTCTCAGAGTAAACGTGATTGCAGGTCGATTCCTGAAACCTCTGGCTGGTGACTAAGGCAAGCCTGCTCCTCAGCTGGACAGCTGCCCTGGATGAGCTCTCCTTGCCCTGTGGATTCACTTGCATCCCTATCTCCTCCTGAGCTTCTCCACACTGCTAAGGCAGGAGTTTGAGGGCATTGGAAGGGAAAACCTTCTGACCTAGACTTTGGCTCCTGAAATGATACTACAACAGTAGACTCCCCCTTGCCCTaggcccacctccacccccactctTCTCCTCCGGCTTTTCCCTCTCCTATTTTTCCCTCCCTTACCCATTCCCCAAAATAACAATGAATTccccctcccaccttctcctCACCAGGTTAAAACTTACCTCATTAGCAGCATCCCTCTACAAGGTGCATTTAACTATAAGTATACTGCCTGCCTATGTGACGACAATCCAAAAACCTTCTACTGGGACTTTTACACCAACAGTAAGTACAGAAGTTGTCCAAGGAGGGAACTACCCACCAGCCACCAGGGAGGAGAAACTATAAACAGAAACATGGCTGCGAACCGAGCAGGACCAGGACCTCAGGGCAGAAGgacagaagggagggagggaagagcatGGGGAGAGCAGATGGGGAAAGCACCCAGGTTCTAAGACAGAGGCATTGAGTGCAAAAAGTTGATACAGGAGACAAATTTGCAAAGGATTTGGGGAAACTGAACCCCAGGGGGCAGATGCCTGATATGAGTAGAAAAGACAGGACATGGCCGGGGTGTCTGAGAGATGATCTCCGTCCCTGTCTTTTTCAGGAACTGTGCAAATTGCAGCCGTCGTTGATGTTATTCGGGAATTAGGCATCTGCCCTGATGATGCTGCTGTAATCCCCATCAAAAACAACCGGTTTTATACTATTGAAATCCTAAAGGTAGAATAATGGAAGCCCTGTCTGTTTGCCACACCCAGGTGATTTCCTCTAAAGAAACTTGGCTGGAATTTCTGCTGTGGTCTATAAAATAAACTTCTTAACATGCTTCTCCATGTTCTGTTGTATCTCCAAAATCTGCTCCTGAAGAACCCCAGATTACCTGAAATTTCTAGAACATTTGTCTTTCAAAGAACCTTTACTGAGGAGATTGTACGGGTTCTCACTGCCCATTGGTatgaagagggagagaagaagaaactGGGAAGAGGAGCTATGCTCACAGAGAGGAAAAGCAGTGGCCCTAAAGTTCACGGCACaggagtggcagagccagggcaggCACCAAGCCTCCCTGTTGCTTGACCTCTCTCCatcccactgccctccagcaacAGCTCAGATCCCAGAAGACAGGAGTCCTGTTGCATGCAGCAGAGTCAGGGATGGAGTCCATGGCCCCCTAAATGAGCAGTAGCATTCTATGCTATTCTGTTGCTTGTTTTCAATGGATTGTGACACTCAGGGATATCAGGGTCCTGTGCAGCTCTGCCTGAGGAGCTCAGGCATAATAGAGGAGTAAAGGGGCAGAGGGAGCCCTGAGGGGCTTCATCCCAGAGGGCCAGCCCATAGAAGTGGAATATGAGCAAGGATCAGGTGCACGAAGTGGGCAGAGGGCATTCTAGTAGATAGGACGCAGGCACCAAGAGCCCAAAGCATGAAATAGTGGCTTGCTCAGGGCAGGTAAACACTTTCATATTGGGCAGGATTAAGTATACATGGAAGAGTTAGAAGCAGATCTGGCAAGAGGACAGGAGCAAAATCAGGAGAGGCCGAGTGAATCTGGGCAAGAAAGTGGGACCATATCCCCTAGGCCAGTGATCCTAAATGAGAATCAAAATCCAGGGCGGAAAATACAGTCATTGGAAAAgatcattttttatattaattaggATTGTAACATTGTGAAACAGGAGAGTTACCTGACCTCCCTCGCAGAACATGCAACAGGGGTGTCACTCATCTGTTCAGCTGCTCAAACCCCTTAGAGGAGGAGGAGCACGCAGACGGACAGGTGCAGGAGGGCAAGTGGGAGTGTGTTAAAATGCGCTCTTTTAGCCTTGCTGTCTACGGACAgtttaagtgttaaccagctcagtggaccctctgcctttttgcaaAGGCAGAGGGCTACTGTGACAGCTTTCTGCATCCCAAGTTCTTGTCCAGCATCCCGGAAGAATTGGGTCACACATGAACTGgaaggatggtgaatgcagggttttattgggtggtggaggtggctctcagtgggatggatggggagccggCCAGGGAATGGAGtaggaagatgatcttcccctggagtttggctgtcCAGTGGCTGATTCTCCGTCCATCCCCAGCCGAACTCCTCCTTACATTCAGAcactccttcccttctctccttctctgctgcgCTATTCTGCCATTTGTCTCCTCATCTGCTCATCTccttctggagcctggggttcAGGGTTTATATGGATACCAGATGGGGGCATGGCGGGCCAAAAGGCAATTTTTTAGGcgcaaaaacaggaatgcctgttctcatttagggccgCAGGTTTCCAGgtttgagggtggggcctttgccagggaacagccctcttctacccagtatttctctgtctcctgtccatatcaatTGATTATATGCTTAACAGGTACcaaaaatgtgaataattttatttacatgctTTATCACATGCcctatttaaaacaataacagacattaaatatttattcactcaataaatatttatcaagtacctACATGTGCCATTACCTGCTTTCAGCACTTGGTTTTACATAAGTAAATCAGGAATTTTTTATCCTGTTCTTAAAATGCTTATATTGTTCCCAggcaatagaaaataaacatgtacATGTTATTCTTACCTTTATTTATGGGAAAACTGAGATAAGAGAAGGTAATTAATTTGCACATAGCCAGCAAGTGACAGAGCCAAGATTCGAACCACACAGGTAGCCTGGAGAGACATGCTcctaacttctttttatttttgtttttttttttttttttgagacggagtcttgcactgtcacccagactggagtgcagtggcgcgatctcggctcactgcaagctccgcctcccaggttcacgccattctcctgcctcagcctcccgagtagctgggactacaggcgcctgccactacacctggctaattttttgtatttttagtagagacggggtttcaccgtgttagccaggttggtctcgatctcctgacctcgtgatccatccacctcggcctcccaaagagctgggattacaggcgtgagccaccacacccagcccatgctCCTAACTTCTATACTACTTGCACATACTTCCCAACAGTCTCCTTTAGGCCCCTGCAAAGTGTCTAccaaaaagcatttcaaaattgCAAATTTTATTTCCTCTATGAATTATGTGAACACCTATATCCAcctagattttgttttgttttgttttgttttttgagacagtgtctcactctttgacccaggctgcagtgcagtggtgtgataactgctcactgcagccacaacctcctgggctcaagtgatcctcacacctcagcctccagagtagctgagactacaggcaagcaccacctcacctggctaatttttttaaaaactttttgtagagattgggcaGGGggagcctcactatgttgcctagggtggtctcaaactcctgtcctcaagtgatcctcctgcttctacctcccaaagtgctgggattacaagcgtgagccacccatgcccagcctagaatttTTGATTACCTAGAGTAGACTGTTCAGTAGAAATATTCATTgaaggccgggcccggtggctcacgcctgtaatcccagcactttgggaggccgaggcgggcggatcacgaggtcaggagatcgagaccatcctagctaacacggtgaaaccccgtctctactagaaatacaaaaaattagccgggcgtggtggcgggcgcctgtagtcccagctactcgggaggctgaggcaggagaatggcgtgaacccgggaggcggagcttgcagtgagccgagatcgcgccactgcactccagcctgggcgacagagcaagactccgtctcaaaaaaaaaaaaaaaaaaaagaaatattcattgaaatatattttaagctaCATGTGTAATTTTGATAGccacatttaaataaaaagaaaagggaaacaggtgaaattaagttaataacatattttatttagctGAATATATCCTAAATTCATTTATAAgatctaattaatattttttaaattgttaatgaAATAGTTTACATTCGTTTATTCTTagtaagtctttgaaatctgttgGGTGCTTTATACTTACAAAACACCTAAGTCAGGCTAGCCTCATTTCTGAAACTCAATGGCTACATGTAgccagtggctaccatattagatGGGGAACTTATGGGATGGGTCAATAGGTTCAGTGAGGGGAGAGAACTTAGAGGACacgtcaataggtgcagcaaagcaccatggcacacgcatacctatgtagcaaacctgcacgttctgcacatgcattctgggtttttttttttagaagaaataaagaaaaataaaaattaaagaaaaaactagtaaaaaaataacaaattcagccaggtatagtggcacacacttgaagttctagctactcaggaggttgtggaaaaacaacaacaacaactttggGCACTTTGACTCTTCCTTGTTCCAAATAAGAGACTATGCCTGCCATGATTGCCTGGTCGATATGTTTTCATCCTTTTAGAATAACATGTAAAGCCTTCAAATGCTCCGCAAATATAACAGTTGCCCAATAAATGCTTTGTTTAATTATGTGAATTAATTAAGGCTGAGAAATACATCATAATGAGTTAAATTTTATAAGGTTGATAGTCCTGCTACAGAATTGGTAACAGCTAGTTTCACCCTGTATTATCATTTGCTTCCTATAGCTCTCAGCCAGACATTTTCCATTTCAGGGGAAAGTTTACTGAGTGCGTGTGACAgggaatatttatgaaagaaatcaAGTTTTTCCAAAGTAACTCctataataaaatgtgtttacatttgtTGGGAGCAACATTAAATAGCATCTGTATGTGGAGAGGCCTGGAAAGAAGAAGACTGAGGAGTTTCggataaacaaaaaacaatgtcagtgccgggcacggtggctcacacctgtagtcccagctacttgggaggctgaggcaggagaatcgcttgaacccaggaggcggaggttgcagggagccaagctcatgccactgcactccagcctgggctacagagtgatcctctgtcaaaaaaaaaacaaaaacaaacaaacaaaaaaaacccaccaaaatacaggaaaaaggaaaacaaataaaaaacctcaAATATAAAACAGTTACTAGGAGAGAGAAAACCTTAATTTTTATTCATCCAAGACATAAAAGTGATAGAGATGAAGCAAAGAatattgaatgaatcaatgacTACTGTAGAATCATAAGGAGAGATAACTAGTGATGACTTGCATTTCTGGGTGAATGGTCAATGACTCGAGAAATAGATATATGGGAAACTTCTGGAAGGATTTGTAAGAAATTAATTACTGTGATCATCTGATAGAATTAAGACATAGATGGCTTCTATTTTTCAAGTAGTAGTCCtctatacattatttcattattttattttataaaaaataaagttaacccaaaaattaatgagaaatgctaaaactgaaaaacacaataacTGCAATTAAGAACCCAATAAACGGTTTTTAATAGCAACTCAGACAAAGCCAAGGAGTGAACTACACAgttaattacaaagaaaagaaagatgaataacACAGAAAATAGAGTTAGAGACATACGGGATAATTGGAAGGGAGATAAAAGACTTGCAATAAGCTTCTCAAAAGGAGAGGCGACAATGATTGGAAAAGAAGTAATATTGGAAGATATAATGACTTAGAATTTTCctaaactgacaaaagacatcAAACCACAAATATAGAAAGAACTTGAACTTGAACCaggataaatgcaaagaaaattacGTTTAACACATCATATCACGTgcaccattttattttcaaatggtaGCAATACGAGTGATAGCTGacctgaaaaacagaaacaatgtgAGCCAGGAAAAAATACGATGATATCCTCAAAGGGCTGAAAAAAAACCCTGCTGATCTGGAGTTTATGTCAgtgaaaatacagataaaaatgtctttaaatattaaGAACCTTCAAGAAAATTCTGTActtaaattatttactttaacTCATACAATATGTGAACTCAgtagttttcacatttttttcttcattccttgcATAATTTATAAGAATGTAATTTATGAGTATTTAAGACTCTTAAATCTTACAGATGTTGTGAACATATTAAAACAGGCCAAATAATTAATAATCTTATTTGAAACAATTAAAATTGATCACTTCCATATTAGTAAgctttatttaaagaatattgaAATATTGCTTTGAATCAGTTATTTCTGTCTTGGAACAAATTTCTAAAACCAACTTGAGAGGACACAGCCAAAAGtctaactgaaagaaaaaaaaaatcacctgagcAAATGAGAAGATACTTGACTTCGCTCTTAATCAGAACTGTGAAAATCTAAACTATACTGAAATGTTTTTCACCTAATtgaaaaaagacacataaaaataataatgctttctGTTGCTGAGACTGTGGGAAAATAGGTCTTTCAAACATTTCTCATAGGTGTGAAAAACTAGTATAACACTGCAAAGACCAATCTGGTAAAACCCATCAAATTTGCAAGTATATTTCTCCTTAGTCCAGCAATTCTaattctgggaatttatcctacagataAACCTACGAGCATGCAAAATTATGTATGAAAAATGTTATTCATTACAGCTTATTTGCAATTGTAAACGTTTAGAAAGAGTCAGTGTCTACCAATAAAAAAAACTGCTTAAATTAATTCTGGTTCATATACACAACCGAATAAATACACATGGCTTTAAAAAGATTGAAGGCACTCTGATGTACTAAATTGAAATTTCTTCAATCACAGTGTCAAATGAAACTAGTGAGTCATAGAACATTATATGATAAATTTTGTGATGGAAATTAAAGAACATAATAGTATTTATTGTATAACTGTACACTGATGTAAAGAAATActaggtcaggcgtggtggctcacgcctgtaatcccagcactttgggaggctggggcgagTGGATCAccaggtccagagtttgagaccagcctggccaagatggtgaaaccccgtctctactaaaaaaacaaatattagccaggcatggtggcaggcacagcagtgcactctagcccaggtgacagagcatgactttgtctcaaaaataataataataatatttttgaataagtaataaatgaatggaaggaagggagggaggaaaggagaagagaaattaGTTTAATGAGTTTGAAAAACATAGGGATAAATAGCAGAGTAATCCAAGTAAGAGAAGACCTGCTGCATAGCACCTGGTATTTGGGAGCTGGCCCTCTCAATGCATGGTGAATCttgtagaaaattcaaaatgaatgGATGGAAGCAGCCCTCCCTGGTCTTGCTGTCACCTTAAGGCATCTCAAGGACCTTGTTAGTTTCAGCACTCTAGTTCTCTGGAAAGACTCTACAGGGGTAAGAGCACAGCTGTCCCAACTCATCCACCCTTGGACTTCACCTCGCCATCTGATATGGTTCTCCCACTTGGATGTTAGGTGGGCAATTCCATGGGTTCTCTAGTCGTCTTAGCTTTCTAAGACGTTCTTAAGACCACATGTTCTCCTGCAGATGACTAGAGATGATCACAGGGTCCTTCAAAGATGGATTCTGACAACTGCCCCAACATCTGAATTTCCAGCAAGAGGAAGCAGGCTGAGCAGTAACCAAAGCTAGAAAAATGGAGACCTGGGACAACAGGACCTTTCCTAAGAAGCTTCAGGATTGCAGCTCCCACACATATAATTTAAACCCAAGCCCCCTTAGAGGGGCCAATACACAGAAAGGTCTTGCTTACTGACAGTATCTTAAGAAATAGATACCAAAAATATCTGGTCTACCCTCTTCTCATCtgattttttcctatttctgaggCTTGAATTCTCATGAAACATACTCTATACTCTATAGAGGGCTATCATTTCTTACAGAAGACTCATTGTACCTGAAGATGCAAACCAGGAGGGCTGAGTAGGAACATTAGTGTCAAGTCATTCACTCAACTAGAGTAAAATTTAGAGTTGAAGTAACTGGCATTGGTAGAAAGATAAGACACCATGTCATCTAGAGGACAAAAAGATAAGAATATACATTTCATAGATCCTACAGACCCAGAGCAAGTATTGGGAAATAGAAGTGAAAAAGATGCTGTTTAGAAAAGTTAAGGCAGAATCCATCCTGCTGTTCCAGGAACATTCTAATCTGATATTGGCAAACAAGGGAAAACAACTGAACTAATTCTTTCCTCATTCCATTCCAATGTAAAATTCCAGCTGAATGTTgacatttctccaagaaaaaaattcatggtGGTAATTAGGGAAGTTTCAAGGTCTGATGATTTTGGTTGAGTGGCCTGCCCAAATGTCACAATGTTCTCTTGCTGTAGTTATGAAGAATAATTTGGGTGCCTGGGTGCACAGTTCTCTGGGCATCAAATTTCTCCAGCATGCATGCTCTTCAGATTCTGTTCAAGCCCTGTCTTGTTGCCCTGCTCCTGGTTCTCTGCCTGAGGCTGGG
The sequence above is a segment of the Homo sapiens chromosome 7, GRCh38.p14 Primary Assembly genome. Coding sequences within it:
- the PIP gene encoding prolactin-inducible protein precursor, with protein sequence MRLLQLLFRASPATLLLVLCLQLGANKAQDNTRKIIIKNFDIPKSVRPNDEVTAVLAVQTELKECMVVKTYLISSIPLQGAFNYKYTACLCDDNPKTFYWDFYTNRTVQIAAVVDVIRELGICPDDAAVIPIKNNRFYTIEILKVE